Proteins from a single region of Streptomyces sp. HUAS 15-9:
- a CDS encoding S-adenosylmethionine:tRNA ribosyltransferase-isomerase — protein MTPALKVPEELSARVPAEQRGPGLGRDAVRLLVSRGSEVSHHVFAELPRLLRAGDLLVVNTSPTLAAAVDGRIGHAHVVVHFSTLGDDGRWAVELRDPDGRGTTRARKSSGARSAPWKGGGGRRAGGPAGTEVRLPGGAGLVLEEPLSARGERLWWARVAGADVFGLLREHGRPIRYSYTERDQPLSVYQTVFALPSADGAGSAEMPSAARPFTPRLVTELVSRGVRFAPVTLHTGVASAEAHEPPYPERYAVPEASARLINDVRAGEGRVVAVGTTAVRAVESAAGADGTVRAAEGWTDLVVTPERGVRVVDGLLTGLHEPEASHLLMLEAVAGRAVVDRGYEEARRGLYLWHEFGDVHLILPEESPDTERCFGNFR, from the coding sequence ATGACACCGGCGCTGAAGGTGCCCGAGGAGCTGTCGGCGCGGGTGCCCGCCGAGCAGCGTGGGCCGGGGCTGGGGCGGGATGCCGTACGGCTGCTGGTGTCGCGTGGGTCCGAGGTGTCGCACCACGTGTTCGCGGAGCTGCCGCGGCTGCTGCGGGCAGGGGACCTGCTGGTGGTGAACACCTCGCCCACGCTGGCCGCCGCGGTGGACGGGCGGATCGGGCACGCGCACGTGGTGGTGCACTTCTCCACGCTCGGGGACGACGGGCGGTGGGCCGTCGAGCTGCGGGATCCGGACGGCAGGGGCACCACGCGCGCGCGTAAATCGAGCGGGGCGCGAAGCGCTCCTTGGAAGGGTGGTGGTGGGAGACGGGCGGGAGGGCCCGCGGGTACAGAGGTGCGGCTTCCCGGGGGTGCGGGGCTGGTGCTGGAGGAGCCGCTGAGTGCGCGGGGTGAGCGGCTGTGGTGGGCGCGGGTGGCCGGGGCGGACGTGTTCGGGCTGCTGCGGGAGCACGGGCGGCCCATTCGGTACTCCTATACGGAGCGGGACCAGCCGTTGTCCGTGTATCAGACGGTGTTCGCGCTGCCGTCGGCCGACGGGGCGGGCAGTGCGGAGATGCCGAGCGCCGCCCGGCCCTTCACACCACGACTGGTGACGGAGCTGGTGAGCCGGGGTGTGCGGTTCGCGCCGGTCACGCTGCACACCGGGGTGGCGTCGGCGGAGGCGCACGAGCCGCCGTATCCGGAGCGGTACGCGGTGCCCGAGGCGTCGGCGCGGCTGATCAATGACGTGCGGGCCGGGGAGGGCCGGGTGGTCGCGGTCGGTACGACGGCGGTGCGGGCGGTGGAGTCGGCGGCCGGGGCGGACGGGACGGTGCGGGCGGCCGAGGGGTGGACCGATCTCGTGGTGACGCCCGAGCGCGGGGTGCGGGTGGTCGACGGGCTGCTGACCGGGCTGCACGAGCCGGAGGCCTCGCATCTGCTGATGCTGGAGGCGGTCGCGGGGCGGGCGGTGGTCGACCGCGGTTACGAGGAAGCGCGGCGCGGGCTCTATCTGTGGCACGAGTTCGGCGACGTGCATCTCATCCTGCCGGAGGAGAGCCCTGACACAGAGCGTTGCTTTGGCAACTTTCGGTGA
- a CDS encoding transglycosylase SLT domain-containing protein translates to MLKNTNIRGLSRRLTKHHKIAISGVAALGTAAIAFSAVPSSAETITTGAPAQARVAYSTEQIKDVKGSITDQLATQTVKVQEIAAQKKAAADAVVKKQAASAAKAKAVAEAAKKAATKAAQERTAKQTASRSVERAAAKPAKSYPNNLDGWIRESLDIMKAKGIPGSYSGLHRNIMRESSGNPMAINGWDINAINGIPSKGLLQVIPPTFKAYHVPGTSWNIYDPVANITAACNYAADKYGSMDNVNSAY, encoded by the coding sequence ATGCTCAAGAACACCAACATTCGTGGTCTCAGTCGTCGCCTGACCAAGCACCATAAGATCGCGATCAGCGGCGTCGCCGCCCTCGGAACCGCCGCCATCGCCTTCTCGGCGGTACCCAGCAGCGCCGAGACGATCACGACCGGGGCTCCGGCCCAGGCTCGGGTGGCGTACAGCACCGAGCAGATCAAGGACGTCAAGGGCTCGATCACCGACCAGCTCGCCACCCAGACGGTCAAGGTCCAGGAGATCGCGGCACAGAAGAAGGCCGCCGCGGACGCGGTCGTCAAGAAGCAGGCCGCGAGCGCCGCCAAGGCGAAGGCCGTCGCCGAGGCCGCCAAGAAGGCCGCCACGAAGGCCGCCCAGGAGCGCACCGCCAAGCAGACCGCGAGCCGGTCCGTCGAGCGCGCCGCGGCCAAGCCCGCGAAGTCCTACCCCAACAACCTGGACGGCTGGATCCGGGAGTCCCTGGACATCATGAAGGCCAAGGGCATCCCGGGCTCGTACAGCGGCCTGCACCGCAACATCATGCGGGAGTCCTCCGGCAACCCGATGGCCATCAACGGCTGGGACATCAACGCCATCAACGGCATCCCGTCGAAGGGCCTGCTCCAGGTCATCCCGCCGACCTTCAAGGCGTACCACGTGCCCGGCACGTCGTGGAACATCTACGACCCGGTCGCCAACATCACGGCCGCCTGCAACTACGCCGCCGACAAGTACGGCTCGATGGACAACGTCAACAGCGCGTACTGA
- a CDS encoding SDR family NAD(P)-dependent oxidoreductase: protein MPVAIITGASKGLGRALAEALAARGWDLVLDARGADALTAAATAVAAHGTRVEALPGDVTDAGHRAELVAAAWRLGGVDLLVNNASALGAEPLVRLAELPLEGLRRALEVNVVAALGLVQEALPLLRESPAGAVVTVSSDAAAEAYETWGGYGASKAALDQLAAVLAEEEPRLRVWAVDPGDMATELYAAAVPDDDHPRPEPAHVVPAFLRLLDERPASGRYEAPSLLEER, encoded by the coding sequence ATGCCGGTAGCGATCATCACGGGGGCCTCGAAGGGGCTGGGACGGGCGCTCGCCGAGGCGCTGGCCGCGCGCGGCTGGGATCTGGTGCTCGACGCCCGGGGCGCCGACGCGCTCACTGCGGCGGCCACGGCCGTGGCCGCCCACGGCACGCGGGTCGAGGCGTTGCCCGGGGACGTCACGGACGCCGGGCACCGGGCGGAGCTGGTGGCGGCGGCGTGGAGGCTGGGCGGTGTCGATCTGCTGGTGAACAACGCGAGCGCGCTGGGCGCCGAGCCGCTGGTGCGGCTGGCGGAGCTGCCGCTGGAGGGGCTGCGGCGGGCGCTGGAGGTGAATGTGGTGGCCGCGCTGGGCCTGGTCCAGGAGGCGCTGCCACTGCTGCGGGAGTCGCCGGCGGGCGCGGTGGTCACAGTCAGCTCGGACGCGGCCGCCGAGGCGTACGAGACCTGGGGCGGCTACGGGGCGTCCAAGGCGGCCCTCGACCAGCTCGCGGCGGTGCTCGCCGAGGAGGAGCCACGGCTGCGGGTGTGGGCGGTCGACCCCGGGGACATGGCCACGGAGCTGTATGCGGCGGCCGTACCGGACGACGACCATCCCCGACCGGAACCGGCGCATGTGGTGCCCGCCTTCCTGCGGCTCCTGGACGAACGTCCCGCGAGCGGCCGCTATGAAGCGCCCTCCCTCCTGGAGGAACGATGA